From Phenylobacterium montanum, the proteins below share one genomic window:
- the proC gene encoding pyrroline-5-carboxylate reductase: protein MGGALVEGWTRTGAFQPADLILCDPNPGPAALAAEAAGARLNPPDAVLRQAATVLLSVKPQIWRQAAEAVAPLLEPGAVVVSIAAGVTTKDLSQAFEGRPVARVMPTTAVALAKGVASVFADEPLARERAHALFAPVATVVDLDSEAMVDAATGVSGSGPAYFYAFIEALEAAAQGQGFEAEAAARMVRGTLVGAAALLDQSAEEPAELRRQVTSPGGTTEAALKILMGEKGLWPLVDEAVKAAVERARELGR from the coding sequence ATGGGCGGGGCGCTGGTGGAAGGCTGGACCCGCACGGGCGCCTTCCAGCCCGCCGACCTGATCCTGTGCGACCCCAACCCGGGGCCTGCCGCGCTCGCCGCCGAGGCGGCTGGAGCCAGGCTCAACCCGCCCGACGCGGTGCTGCGCCAGGCGGCGACGGTGCTCCTATCGGTCAAGCCGCAGATCTGGCGCCAGGCCGCTGAGGCCGTCGCGCCGCTGCTGGAGCCCGGCGCGGTGGTCGTCTCCATCGCCGCGGGCGTCACCACCAAGGACCTCAGCCAAGCCTTCGAGGGCCGGCCGGTGGCGCGGGTCATGCCGACCACCGCCGTCGCCCTGGCCAAGGGCGTGGCTTCGGTGTTCGCGGACGAGCCATTGGCGCGCGAGCGGGCCCACGCCCTGTTCGCCCCGGTGGCCACGGTTGTCGATCTGGACAGCGAGGCCATGGTCGACGCGGCGACCGGCGTTTCCGGCTCGGGTCCAGCCTATTTCTACGCCTTCATAGAGGCGCTGGAGGCCGCGGCTCAAGGCCAGGGCTTCGAGGCCGAGGCCGCCGCCCGGATGGTGCGCGGAACCCTGGTCGGGGCTGCGGCTCTGCTCGACCAGTCGGCCGAGGAGCCCGCCGAACTGCGCCGCCAGGTCACCTCGCCGGGCGGCACCACCGAGGCCGCCCTGAAGATCCTGATGGGCGAGAAGGGCCTTTGGCCCCTGGTCGACGAAGCGGTGAAGGCTGCGGTCGAGCGGGCCCGAGAACTCGGCCGGTAG